The nucleotide sequence CACCTGGGAAACGGGCTGGCCACTGTCTCGATAATCCTGTAGAATGCGTGTTGGAATCATGGGCAGCCAAGGGGACCCGAAGCGAAAAGGAGGCAGGATCATGGCGGGACTTCGCGAGGTGGTCGTCGTGGACGCGGTGCGCAGCGCGATGGGCAAATCGGGCCGCGACGGAATGAAAAAGAACGGTCAGTTGTGTCAGGCCTCGTCGCAGGACCTCTTGGCGGCGGTCTTGCGTGGGCTCGTGGACCGCGTGAAAGCGAAGAGTCCAAAATTCGACGAGCACGACATCGAGGACATCATCGTCGGGTGCTTGAGCCAGATCGGCGAACAAGGGATGAATCTGGCACGCGTGGCGGCGTTGCTGGCCGGGCTGCCGCGGGAAATTTCGGCCTGCACGGTGAATCAGTTCTGCAACGCGGGGTTGAAATCCATCATGTTCGGCGCGCAGAGCATTCAGACCGGCAACGGCGACGTGATGTTGTGCGCGGGCGTCGAGTTGATGTCGCATTACGGCATGGGTTCCGACGTGCAGGTGGCCATGGACGCGAATTATCCGGTGCGGTTCTCGCCGCGGTTAGGTGAGACGGGCATGACCGTGCCGCAGGGCCTGTGCGCGGAGATGATCTCGGAAGCGGAAGGCCACACGCGCGAGCAACTCGACGCCTTCGGCATGCACAGCATGCGCAATGCGGTACAAGCGCAGCGCAACGGCTGGTTCGACAACATCATCCCGTTTGAATTCGAGTGGGAAGGTCAGAAACGGCGCGTCGAGGCCGACGAGGTTCTGCGCGCGAAAGCGGCGGACGACCCGGACGGATTCCTGAAGGACCTGGCCAGGTTGCCGGCGCCGTTCAAGGAGGGGGGGCTTGTGACGGCGGGGAATTCCTCTCAGATTGTCGACGGCGCCGCGACGGTGTTGCTCATGAGCGCGGACAAGGCCGAGGCGCTCGGACTCGAACCGCTGGTGCGGATTATCGGTCTGGCGGTGGCGGGCGGCGAGCCCGTGCCGATGTTGCTGGCGCCGATCTCCGCCATGAAAAAGGCGCTTGCGCGCTGTGGGAGAACGATGGAGGACATGGATATCATCGAGCCGAACGAGGCGTTCGCGTCGCCGTGCCTCGCCTTCGCGAATGCGTTCGGGTACCCCTTCGACGACCCGCGCGTGAACCCCACGGGCGGCGCAATCGCGCTGGGGCATCCCATCGGCGCGTCGGGCGTGCTCTACTTCGGCGAGATGGTCCGCCACCTGCGCCGGATCAAAGGGCGGTACGGCATCCAGACGTTGTGCGGCGGCGGCGGTCTGGGCGTTGCCGCGGTTGTGGAGCGGATATAGCGGCCTGCAGGCGCGCGCGCAGGACAAACCAATCATCCACAGGAAAGGTAATCCCCATGGCTATTACGGGAATCGAGACCTACTTCTTCGAGCATCCACTCGCGCGGCCCTTTCATCCAACATGGGTGCCCATGCACGAACAGACGGCGAACCGCTGCCTGATCCTGAAATTGCTCACGGACGACGGCCTCGAAGGCGTCGCCGCGGCGTCGGTGTTCAGTGAGGAACAGGCGCGGGTATTGAAATTCATCGTGCAGGACACGATCGGCCAGTTCCTGGTCGGCGCGGACCCCAATGACGTTGACCTGTTGGCAGAGGTGGTGCGCCTGTACGGATTCATGATCGGGGGCAGGCCGTGGCTGGTCGAAGCGGCCCTGTGGGACTTGGTGGGCAAGCGGGCCGGGCAACCCCTGTGTCAGCTCTGGGGCGGTAAACGGGCGGAACTGGAACTCTACGCGAGCACCGGCGAATTGGCTACCGCCGAACGGGCGCCGGAACGCGCATTGGCCGCGCGCGAGGCCGGATTCAAAGCAATCAAGCTGCGCGCGCACCATTG is from Candidatus Hydrogenedentota bacterium and encodes:
- a CDS encoding thiolase family protein, translated to MAGLREVVVVDAVRSAMGKSGRDGMKKNGQLCQASSQDLLAAVLRGLVDRVKAKSPKFDEHDIEDIIVGCLSQIGEQGMNLARVAALLAGLPREISACTVNQFCNAGLKSIMFGAQSIQTGNGDVMLCAGVELMSHYGMGSDVQVAMDANYPVRFSPRLGETGMTVPQGLCAEMISEAEGHTREQLDAFGMHSMRNAVQAQRNGWFDNIIPFEFEWEGQKRRVEADEVLRAKAADDPDGFLKDLARLPAPFKEGGLVTAGNSSQIVDGAATVLLMSADKAEALGLEPLVRIIGLAVAGGEPVPMLLAPISAMKKALARCGRTMEDMDIIEPNEAFASPCLAFANAFGYPFDDPRVNPTGGAIALGHPIGASGVLYFGEMVRHLRRIKGRYGIQTLCGGGGLGVAAVVERI